In Populus nigra chromosome 10, ddPopNigr1.1, whole genome shotgun sequence, the following proteins share a genomic window:
- the LOC133705220 gene encoding AT-hook motif nuclear-localized protein 20-like has translation MERKKKKKKKRNLWLPGRITRQPQSQKKQRANFQTILANPWWTGQVALPGLDPSSNSPLNKINRELSINETSNRSGGRGEEEEEDDDDERDTGDEPKEGAVEVGNRRPRGRPPGSKNKPKPPIFVTRDSPNALRSHVMEIAGGADVAESVAQFARRRQRGVCVLSGSGSVANVTLRQPAAPGAVVALHGRFEILSLTGAFLPGPAPPGSTGLTVYLAGGQGQVVGGSVVGSLVAAGPVMVIAATFANATYERLPLEDDEEAGSGGQGQIQSGANNSPPAIGSSGQLQAGLPDPSAMPIYNLPPNLIPNGAHQLGHDAYAWAHARPPY, from the exons ATGGAAAG gaaaaaaaagaaaaagaaaaaaaggaacctTTGGCTACCAGGCCGAATCACAAGACAACCGCAAAGccagaaaaaacaaagagccaACTTTCAAA CAATCCTGGCTAATCCTTGGTGGACGGGGCAGGTTGCCCTGCCAGGCCTTGACCCTTCATCCAATTCACCTTTAAACAAGATTAATCGCGAACTCTCCATCAATGAAACCAGCAACAGAAGTGGTGGCAGgggcgaagaagaagaagaagatgatgatgatgagagaGATACCGGCGATGAGCCTAAGGAGGGTGCTGTGGAGGTTGGTAACCGAAGACCTAGAGGCCGGCCTCCTGGATCAAAAAACAAGCCCAAACCGCCAATTTTTGTGACTCGGGACAGCCCCAATGCCCTCCGAAGTCATGTCATGGAAATTGCTGGTGGTGCTGATGTAGCTGAGAGTGTGGCACAGTTTGCTCGGAGACGGCAGCGTGGTGTTTGTGTGCTTAGCGGCAGCGGCTCCGTGGCCAACGTAACCCTAAGACAACCGGCAGCACCCGGTGCTGTAGTGGCACTTCATGGTAGGTTTGAGATTTTGTCCCTAACTGGGGCTTTTTTGCCGGGACCAGCTCCACCTGGCTCTACTGGACTGACTGTATACCTAGCCGGTGGGCAAGGGCAGGTTGTAGGAGGAAGTGTGGTTGGATCACTGGTTGCAGCAGGACCGGTCATGGTCATTGCTGCAACATTTGCTAATGCCACTTATGAGAGATTACCATTAGAGGATGACGAGGAAGCTGGAAGTGGTGGTCAGGGACAAATCCAAAGTGGAGCTAACAATTCCCCACCAGCGATCGGAAGCAGCGGACAACTACAAGCTGGATTGCCTGACCCCTCAGCGATGCCTATCTATAATCTGCCGCCAAATCTAATCCCAAATGGAGCTCATCAATTAGGGCATGATGCCTATGCTTGGGCTCATGCCAGGCCGCCTTACTAA